In Sebaldella termitidis ATCC 33386, one DNA window encodes the following:
- a CDS encoding autotransporter domain-containing protein produces the protein MKKNKKLLVSFLALNAMMHAYGANTASAKYDRMYNSITKNIETGKSNEKNYQVIERILKQKNKELKDLYLQNDYVVKPEYLEWQVFFTGFYDEYNEGRDNSSENSLYHSKVTGYYDTTGSYIVTSGFKDGTSGKPYKELQQPKEIDLGVNVPISGITRPPLSLNITPNSGSGVTGNYGPITIAAPSIAPGVNITPFVPTNPEIVAPGLPLAPDFTIRVTSYCNTFCSTIIQRGGKGNSSFSQADIIANPLPAISFSWAGATPSTGLIFKSFLDTGVMSDFGSSGVAPSLQEITIDSIPEAPYTSSFGGSVTSTLNDQYFYVGGSRVGSINNYGTAGINNYAKVNMIGFNVIGFEAQTLGGDQIIENHGIISDEIEKDNAYVQSVPSSFSMLRADSGTTTESITVNKSADGYIGYKVGMAYVDEGNKSSAATNYSRFENYETIEFYGPRSIAMLSYIPGYSDLAGGYNATDAGYRVFWSNKSGGDIILHGSESYGIKIGNAITADSTVYNEGMIKFTKGFNADKPDNSIGMAAIEDPGINSAKPQLRVNIYNGVMKNLVTGTIMFEEGTTNSTGMYLKVLGNNDITNEGTILIDSTAGKKNMGMRVDLGSIDLGTAPDKNPVAINTKDIKINGVNTLSEADYVNYGMVANGKSGINIATAKNTGTGVISGTGDNVVGLFAVNGGKVENAGTINFTDNTTKGKSGIVVKSGSEGVNTGSVTIVGNNSVGFYNEGSFISDSGISVTGNDSVGVYSLEGSANTEIKAGTITVSGNNGVGVFAAAPTNAGTTVKLGSTGAVNLNVSGTDTYAFYASGSNNVFSILDNTTVSVGAGSIGFQYIGSGLSNAISSSDISAMFPVAAGKSLTFNLDPNSYAMVIQKAKISLSNIGTFSSILPSNVTMTGSNKVKIYKGHLEIDENSNIDAGAGTNIKFRDLPVAASSVTLLAGNTITGTEGNLVGIGQENDDRLPLTPNTDITLTNNGTINLSGSNSTGLYTSYGVLNNSGSGIINVSLNGVGLYGTNGTAATNSGVITFGDNGIGIYGANVTPATTPTYGTKNINITHSGSIVSNGANKGYGIIADNDNSGTSAITINAGSAIDLSSVTNAAIGDLIGVYAKNTTVNSDGDITIGKNGIVMYAEDSIVNITGGTINITGDNALGFYLKGATNFTSTAAATINISGQGVTLFNLNTNPGMTFTNLFTINTIGTGTYTLGSIANGSYYYNSSTVLGGNGAMVSAKDSTILFDTGANITSTGDNNIAIYVDNVYSGLPVAGFTPGTEAENRGTITLNNSSAGLYGINGASLNNSGAITVGNGSTGIYGSGATANIINTGTITIGNDSQGIYLKDGQTADNSGVITSSGSKAVGMYTDNVSNPILNNNLINLTGDKSIGIYAAGGVKIITNNGTIKIGDSSDLNDPSIGIYTTAAGDTVTNSGIIDTGIKSIGIYSEGAAVNQNGTSTVGQTGTGIYTKGGSVTLGAASIVSIGQNEAVGVYGTNGTLVTNNSTNFSVGNRGYGFVLESNSALNNNTAINLTGKGTGVYSDGTNTVTSIAGADINMTGDNNIGYYLVNGGTVTNSADINGTSGESNIGIYAKNGVINNSGTISVGDSVLAYNLDGTVDYDNSGYAVGIYGEGSQINNTGNINIGENGIGLYTRDNGTTPVVNQGNITGTGKGATGIFVDNGIAENAAGTIITMTGDDSIGMVANKNGTIINNGTIIMSGNNVSAMFANIGSTAINNNVIDMTGATGDKSTAFLLGAGSTYENYGTLNLGSNATISGTAGITHKIPSMVNGGIIQASGVLAVDGISLSIKVNPDSVVYQTSVTSGPQFVANGASIVADTLITDKPITILPGFADGTNANVYKIENAVIASGGNYEFISGSLLWEATPEATGTGADVYMERKAFTDFTDGLWFEDFGTALEENFLGASGDAMQIYNKTAYIKTEEEFRQIMSSLAGEVYANINQREYDIAKAFEDSLHLLQDSSNNTKENVKISVIAGKGKNKEETDGVTGYDYTTTGVLALREVERTYRHTFGYSLGYLHTGFEFKDGNESEEWVDTIQLGVHNKYASDGWQLRNDLTGRASIHNIDRNIDWPSPLGRSEMNGTYETYSITSDNILGKAFGLGKNASVMPYGAFRAMYVTRPAFNESGLEALEVEGNDAWSAKPRAGVELKGAVPLGSKSAWQLKGTLDFAYEYELADLNEREKARLIAIEDGYHKLAKPQDEKGTFRTKAAIGVEIEDRYGIFLTGEYSTGNDKENDYRAGVTLKAVF, from the coding sequence ATGAAAAAAAATAAAAAATTATTGGTTTCTTTTCTAGCACTTAATGCAATGATGCATGCTTATGGAGCAAATACAGCTTCGGCAAAATATGACAGAATGTATAACAGTATTACAAAAAATATAGAAACCGGAAAATCAAATGAAAAAAATTATCAGGTAATAGAAAGAATACTTAAACAAAAAAATAAAGAATTAAAAGATTTATATCTGCAGAATGACTATGTAGTAAAGCCTGAATATCTTGAATGGCAGGTATTTTTTACAGGTTTTTATGATGAGTACAATGAGGGAAGGGATAATAGTTCTGAAAACTCATTATATCATTCAAAAGTAACGGGATATTATGATACGACCGGCAGTTATATAGTAACAAGCGGTTTTAAAGACGGGACATCTGGAAAACCTTATAAGGAACTGCAGCAGCCGAAAGAAATAGATCTGGGTGTAAATGTTCCTATAAGCGGAATAACAAGACCACCTCTTAGTTTAAATATTACGCCGAACAGCGGTTCGGGAGTAACAGGTAACTATGGTCCGATTACCATAGCGGCTCCAAGCATAGCACCAGGGGTTAATATTACTCCGTTTGTTCCGACAAATCCGGAAATTGTAGCACCGGGGTTACCCTTAGCGCCAGATTTTACAATAAGAGTTACATCGTATTGTAATACTTTTTGTTCTACGATTATACAGCGTGGCGGAAAAGGGAATTCGAGTTTCTCACAGGCAGATATTATTGCGAATCCTTTACCGGCAATTAGTTTTAGCTGGGCAGGAGCAACACCGTCGACAGGATTAATTTTTAAGTCATTTCTTGATACTGGGGTAATGTCTGATTTTGGATCTTCAGGAGTAGCACCATCATTACAGGAAATTACAATAGATTCTATACCGGAAGCACCCTATACGTCAAGTTTCGGAGGGAGTGTTACCTCAACTTTGAATGACCAGTATTTTTATGTCGGAGGTTCAAGGGTCGGTTCAATAAATAATTACGGGACTGCTGGGATTAACAATTATGCCAAGGTTAATATGATAGGTTTTAATGTAATCGGTTTTGAAGCACAAACTTTAGGCGGAGATCAAATAATAGAAAATCATGGGATTATCAGCGATGAGATAGAAAAAGATAATGCATATGTACAAAGCGTTCCCTCGAGTTTCTCAATGCTAAGAGCTGATTCAGGAACAACGACAGAATCAATAACAGTTAATAAATCTGCAGACGGCTATATAGGATACAAAGTCGGTATGGCCTATGTGGATGAAGGAAATAAATCAAGTGCAGCAACGAATTATTCAAGATTTGAAAATTATGAAACAATAGAATTTTATGGACCAAGATCGATAGCGATGCTTTCATATATTCCCGGTTATTCAGATTTAGCAGGAGGTTATAATGCAACTGATGCAGGATACCGTGTATTTTGGAGCAACAAATCTGGCGGAGATATAATTTTACATGGAAGTGAAAGCTACGGAATAAAAATCGGGAATGCAATTACCGCAGATTCTACAGTATATAATGAAGGAATGATAAAATTTACTAAAGGATTTAATGCAGATAAACCGGATAACAGTATAGGTATGGCTGCTATAGAAGATCCCGGAATAAATTCGGCAAAGCCACAGCTGAGAGTAAATATTTATAATGGTGTAATGAAAAATCTTGTAACAGGGACTATAATGTTTGAAGAAGGAACTACAAATTCAACAGGAATGTATCTGAAAGTTTTAGGAAATAATGATATAACAAATGAAGGAACAATTTTAATAGACTCAACAGCGGGCAAAAAAAATATGGGAATGCGTGTTGATCTGGGAAGTATAGATTTGGGAACAGCACCGGATAAAAATCCTGTTGCAATAAATACAAAGGACATTAAGATTAACGGAGTTAATACATTGTCAGAAGCAGATTATGTCAATTACGGAATGGTAGCAAACGGCAAATCAGGAATAAACATTGCTACAGCAAAAAATACAGGAACAGGTGTAATATCAGGAACAGGAGATAATGTAGTAGGATTATTTGCAGTAAACGGAGGAAAAGTCGAAAATGCCGGAACAATTAATTTTACTGACAATACAACAAAAGGCAAATCAGGAATAGTAGTAAAATCAGGAAGTGAGGGGGTAAATACCGGATCAGTTACAATTGTTGGAAATAATTCGGTAGGATTTTACAATGAAGGTTCCTTTATAAGTGATTCCGGGATATCTGTGACAGGAAATGACAGTGTGGGTGTTTATTCACTTGAAGGTTCTGCGAATACTGAAATTAAAGCAGGGACAATCACAGTATCGGGGAATAACGGAGTGGGAGTTTTTGCAGCAGCGCCGACAAATGCTGGGACAACAGTAAAGCTTGGAAGTACAGGAGCAGTAAATTTGAATGTAAGCGGAACTGATACTTATGCTTTTTATGCAAGCGGGTCAAACAATGTATTTTCAATTCTGGATAATACTACAGTAAGTGTAGGGGCAGGAAGTATAGGATTTCAGTATATCGGCTCGGGATTGTCCAACGCAATAAGCAGTTCGGATATATCAGCAATGTTTCCTGTAGCTGCAGGAAAAAGCCTGACTTTTAATCTGGATCCCAATTCATATGCAATGGTAATTCAAAAGGCTAAAATATCTTTATCTAATATCGGTACTTTTTCATCTATTTTACCGTCAAATGTGACTATGACAGGTTCGAATAAAGTAAAGATATATAAAGGTCATCTGGAAATAGATGAAAATTCAAATATAGATGCCGGAGCCGGAACAAATATAAAATTCAGAGATCTGCCGGTAGCTGCTTCATCAGTAACTTTATTAGCAGGAAATACAATAACCGGAACTGAAGGAAACCTTGTGGGTATAGGACAGGAAAATGATGACAGACTTCCTTTGACTCCAAATACTGATATCACCCTTACTAATAATGGTACAATAAATCTGAGCGGGTCGAATTCAACAGGATTGTATACAAGCTACGGAGTACTTAACAACAGCGGTTCAGGAATAATAAATGTATCGCTTAACGGAGTGGGATTGTATGGGACAAATGGTACAGCAGCAACAAATTCCGGGGTAATCACCTTTGGTGATAATGGAATAGGAATATACGGTGCCAATGTGACGCCTGCAACAACACCGACTTACGGGACAAAGAATATAAATATAACACATTCAGGAAGTATAGTATCAAATGGGGCAAATAAAGGATATGGAATAATTGCCGATAATGATAACAGCGGTACGTCAGCAATAACAATAAATGCAGGGTCTGCAATAGATCTAAGTTCTGTGACAAATGCTGCGATCGGAGATTTGATAGGAGTATATGCCAAGAATACCACAGTAAATTCCGACGGTGATATAACAATAGGCAAAAACGGGATTGTAATGTATGCGGAAGACAGTATTGTAAATATCACCGGGGGAACAATAAACATAACTGGGGATAATGCACTTGGATTTTATCTGAAGGGTGCAACAAACTTTACGAGTACTGCAGCTGCAACAATAAATATTTCAGGACAGGGAGTAACATTATTTAATCTGAATACAAATCCCGGAATGACATTTACGAATTTGTTTACTATAAATACAATCGGAACAGGAACATATACTTTAGGAAGTATTGCAAACGGTTCTTATTATTATAACAGTTCGACAGTATTAGGCGGCAATGGCGCCATGGTGTCTGCAAAAGACTCTACAATATTGTTTGATACTGGTGCAAATATAACTAGTACAGGTGATAATAATATAGCAATATATGTGGACAATGTTTATTCAGGACTACCGGTTGCAGGGTTCACGCCCGGAACAGAGGCTGAAAACAGAGGAACAATTACATTAAACAATTCATCGGCAGGATTATACGGTATAAACGGAGCAAGCCTGAATAACAGCGGTGCTATAACTGTAGGAAATGGCTCTACAGGAATTTACGGATCAGGAGCCACAGCAAATATAATAAATACAGGAACTATAACAATAGGGAATGACTCACAGGGAATTTATCTGAAAGACGGACAGACAGCAGATAACAGCGGAGTGATAACAAGTTCCGGTTCTAAGGCTGTAGGAATGTATACAGATAATGTATCAAATCCTATATTGAATAATAATCTGATAAATTTGACCGGTGATAAATCAATAGGTATTTATGCAGCCGGTGGAGTTAAAATAATAACAAACAATGGAACAATAAAAATCGGAGATTCATCAGATCTGAATGATCCAAGCATAGGTATCTATACAACAGCGGCAGGAGATACAGTAACAAACAGTGGTATAATAGATACAGGAATTAAATCAATAGGAATTTACTCAGAAGGAGCAGCAGTAAATCAAAATGGGACATCAACAGTAGGTCAGACAGGAACAGGAATATATACAAAAGGAGGTTCTGTAACTCTCGGAGCAGCAAGTATAGTATCAATAGGACAAAATGAAGCAGTAGGAGTATATGGAACGAATGGAACTTTAGTAACAAATAACAGTACTAATTTTTCAGTAGGCAACCGAGGTTACGGGTTTGTACTGGAATCAAATTCGGCATTAAATAATAATACTGCAATAAATCTCACAGGAAAAGGAACCGGGGTATATTCAGACGGGACAAATACTGTTACCAGTATAGCAGGAGCAGATATAAATATGACAGGTGATAACAATATAGGCTATTATCTGGTAAATGGAGGAACAGTAACAAACAGTGCAGATATAAACGGCACTTCCGGAGAATCAAATATAGGAATATATGCTAAAAATGGAGTGATAAATAACAGCGGAACAATAAGTGTAGGAGATTCAGTATTAGCATATAATTTAGACGGAACAGTAGATTATGATAACAGCGGTTATGCAGTAGGAATCTATGGGGAAGGATCACAGATAAATAATACAGGAAATATAAACATAGGTGAAAATGGAATAGGACTGTATACAAGGGATAATGGTACAACACCGGTAGTAAACCAAGGGAATATAACCGGGACAGGAAAAGGAGCAACGGGAATATTTGTAGATAATGGAATCGCCGAGAATGCAGCTGGAACGATAATAACAATGACAGGTGATGATTCCATAGGAATGGTGGCAAATAAGAACGGAACAATAATTAATAACGGAACAATAATAATGTCAGGAAATAATGTATCTGCGATGTTTGCCAATATAGGATCCACAGCAATAAATAATAATGTAATAGATATGACAGGAGCAACCGGAGATAAAAGTACAGCATTTTTATTAGGAGCAGGTTCAACATATGAAAATTACGGGACATTAAATCTAGGCTCAAATGCGACAATATCAGGAACAGCCGGGATCACTCACAAAATACCGAGCATGGTAAACGGTGGAATAATTCAGGCAAGCGGAGTACTGGCAGTGGACGGGATATCTTTATCAATAAAAGTAAATCCTGACAGTGTGGTTTATCAGACTTCAGTAACCTCAGGACCGCAGTTTGTGGCAAACGGAGCTTCAATAGTAGCAGATACGCTGATAACAGATAAACCGATAACAATACTTCCGGGATTTGCAGACGGGACAAATGCAAATGTATATAAGATAGAAAATGCAGTTATAGCATCCGGAGGAAATTATGAATTTATAAGCGGCTCGTTATTATGGGAAGCAACACCAGAAGCAACAGGAACCGGAGCAGATGTATATATGGAAAGAAAAGCATTTACAGACTTTACAGATGGATTATGGTTTGAAGATTTTGGAACTGCCCTTGAAGAAAATTTTCTGGGAGCTTCCGGAGATGCAATGCAGATTTATAATAAAACAGCATACATAAAGACTGAGGAAGAATTCCGACAGATAATGTCGAGTCTGGCAGGAGAGGTATACGCTAATATAAATCAGAGAGAATATGATATAGCAAAGGCATTTGAAGACTCGCTGCATTTACTTCAGGATTCCTCAAATAACACAAAAGAAAATGTAAAAATAAGTGTAATAGCAGGAAAAGGAAAAAATAAAGAGGAAACTGACGGAGTCACAGGTTATGATTATACAACTACGGGAGTACTGGCTTTACGTGAAGTAGAAAGAACCTATAGACATACATTCGGATATTCACTTGGATATTTACACACAGGCTTTGAATTCAAGGACGGAAATGAAAGTGAAGAATGGGTAGATACAATCCAGCTCGGGGTACATAATAAATATGCATCGGACGGATGGCAGCTGAGAAATGACCTTACGGGAAGGGCAAGTATTCATAATATAGACAGAAATATAGACTGGCCGTCGCCGCTAGGCAGATCAGAAATGAACGGAACATATGAAACATACAGTATCACAAGTGACAATATACTTGGAAAGGCATTTGGTCTAGGCAAGAATGCGAGTGTAATGCCGTATGGAGCATTCAGGGCAATGTATGTGACAAGACCTGCATTTAATGAAAGCGGACTGGAAGCTCTTGAGGTGGAAGGCAATGATGCATGGAGTGCAAAACCGCGAGCCGGTGTAGAATTGAAAGGTGCAGTACCTTTAGGAAGCAAGTCAGCGTGGCAGCTAAAAGGAACTCTTGATTTTGCTTATGAATATGAGCTTGCAGACCTTAATGAAAGGGAAAAAGCAAGACTGATAGCCATAGAAGACGGATATCATAAGCTTGCAAAGCCGCAGGATGAAAAGGGGACATTCAGAACAAAAGCAGCAATAGGAGTAGAGATAGAAGACAGATACGGAATATTCCTGACAGGAGAATACTCAACAGGAAATGATAAGGAAAATGATTACAGAGCAGGAGTGACATTAAAAGCAGTATTTTAA
- a CDS encoding glycoside hydrolase family 1 protein, whose amino-acid sequence MQNLQKKFPENFLWGGATAANQLEGAYKEGGKGLSIMDVIPGGKKRLEIIRNPDFDFEIHDDKYTYPNHEGIDFYHTYKEDIALFAEMGFKCYRLSIAWSRIFPQGDETEPNEEGLKFYDNVFDECLKYGIEPVVTISHYEMPLNLAVKYGGWKNRKLVEFFKRYADTVLERYYKKVKYWMTFNEINSAFFIPLFSQGFVRKNTETSEQEIYQGLHHQFLASSLAVKKGHELDKNLRVGCMIIYGTSYSYDSNPANQWANLEESRMFNNFCADVQVRGKYPSYIKKVFKAENIKLDIQPGDLELIRDYPADYIGFSYYMSAVRAADPGNLEKTNGNLLSAIKNPFLKASDWGWEIDPTGLKIALNELYDRYQVPLFVVENGLGAHDILEEGNKINDDYRIQYMRDHIEAMAEAVESGVDLMGYTSWGCIDLVSASTGEMAKRYGFIYVDIDDEGKGTGKRFPKKSFYWYKKVIETNGEEI is encoded by the coding sequence ATGCAGAATTTACAGAAAAAATTCCCGGAAAATTTTCTTTGGGGAGGGGCTACAGCGGCGAATCAGCTGGAAGGTGCCTATAAAGAAGGCGGGAAAGGTCTTTCGATCATGGATGTTATACCGGGAGGTAAAAAGAGACTGGAAATAATAAGAAATCCTGATTTTGACTTTGAGATACATGATGATAAATACACTTATCCCAATCATGAAGGAATTGATTTTTACCATACATATAAAGAAGATATAGCTTTATTTGCCGAAATGGGATTTAAATGCTACAGACTGTCTATAGCATGGTCAAGAATATTTCCGCAGGGTGATGAAACTGAGCCTAATGAGGAAGGGCTGAAGTTTTATGATAATGTGTTTGATGAATGTCTGAAATACGGCATAGAACCTGTAGTAACCATTTCACATTACGAGATGCCTTTGAATCTTGCCGTTAAATACGGAGGATGGAAAAACAGAAAGCTGGTAGAATTTTTCAAAAGATATGCAGATACTGTATTGGAAAGATATTATAAAAAAGTAAAGTACTGGATGACCTTTAATGAAATAAACAGTGCCTTTTTTATACCCTTGTTTAGTCAGGGGTTTGTAAGAAAAAATACTGAAACATCAGAACAGGAAATATATCAGGGGCTTCACCATCAGTTCTTGGCAAGCAGTCTTGCAGTGAAAAAAGGACACGAGCTGGATAAGAATCTAAGAGTAGGGTGTATGATTATTTACGGTACAAGTTACTCATATGACAGTAATCCTGCCAACCAATGGGCTAATCTGGAAGAAAGCAGAATGTTCAATAATTTTTGTGCAGATGTTCAGGTAAGAGGTAAATATCCGTCATATATAAAAAAAGTATTTAAAGCTGAAAATATCAAGCTGGATATACAGCCTGGAGATTTGGAGCTGATCAGGGATTATCCCGCAGACTATATAGGATTCAGTTATTATATGTCGGCAGTAAGAGCAGCAGATCCGGGAAATCTGGAAAAAACTAACGGAAATCTGCTTTCAGCGATAAAAAATCCATTTTTGAAGGCCAGTGACTGGGGCTGGGAAATAGATCCCACAGGATTGAAAATAGCATTGAACGAGCTTTATGATAGATATCAGGTTCCTTTGTTTGTGGTGGAAAACGGACTGGGGGCACATGATATTCTGGAAGAAGGCAATAAAATAAATGATGACTACAGAATTCAGTATATGAGAGACCATATAGAGGCTATGGCAGAAGCTGTAGAAAGCGGTGTGGATCTTATGGGTTATACAAGCTGGGGCTGTATAGATCTCGTAAGTGCATCAACGGGAGAAATGGCAAAAAGATACGGTTTTATATATGTAGATATAGATGATGAAGGAAAAGGAACAGGGAAAAGATTTCCTAAAAAATCATTTTACTGGTATAAAAAAGTGATTGAAACTAATGGTGAAGAGATATAG
- a CDS encoding glucosamine-6-phosphate deaminase: MKLIITKTYEEMSGIAVNILMGLMYQNKRVNLSITAGSTPKEIYRQMIAQVKGKDYFDNVHYYNFDEIPFKGLDREGVTISNLRNDYLTPAGIKEENIHKLTMENYKEFDEMLEKDGGLDAILMGMGADGHFCGNLPKLTKFGNKTYMVPIAEDLKELMVGEVGDIKYVPDSFVTMGPASVFAVKKLILAVNGKHKASIVKKALEGEVTEDVPSSLLRLHPDITIILDEDAASELELV, from the coding sequence ATGAAACTGATTATAACAAAAACTTATGAAGAAATGAGCGGTATAGCTGTAAATATTTTAATGGGTCTGATGTATCAGAATAAGAGAGTAAACCTTTCAATTACTGCAGGAAGTACGCCGAAAGAGATTTACAGACAGATGATAGCACAGGTAAAAGGAAAAGATTATTTTGACAATGTACATTATTATAATTTTGACGAGATACCTTTTAAGGGCTTAGACAGAGAAGGAGTAACAATAAGCAATCTCAGAAATGATTATCTTACGCCTGCGGGGATAAAAGAAGAAAATATACATAAGCTTACAATGGAAAATTATAAGGAGTTTGATGAAATGCTGGAAAAAGACGGCGGACTTGATGCGATACTGATGGGAATGGGAGCAGACGGACATTTCTGCGGAAATCTTCCAAAATTAACAAAATTCGGTAATAAAACATATATGGTTCCTATAGCGGAAGATTTAAAAGAACTGATGGTCGGAGAAGTAGGAGATATAAAATACGTTCCTGATTCATTTGTAACAATGGGGCCGGCAAGTGTATTTGCGGTGAAAAAGCTGATACTTGCAGTAAATGGGAAACATAAAGCATCAATAGTAAAAAAAGCACTTGAGGGAGAAGTGACTGAGGATGTTCCGTCGTCGCTTCTGAGACTGCATCCTGATATTACAATAATTCTCGATGAAGATGCCGCTTCTGAATTAGAGCTGGTGTAA
- a CDS encoding FAD:protein FMN transferase encodes MYKARTEYLFHSHIKIKIPDNYEDKIFDELFGIMEQVDKKYNSYSEFSYFDLINKNAGKYTDVDSITIEILEAARKYSDFFDGVYDITVMPLIRLWGFYREKRRTVPSLHEIEKAKKKTDYKNIEIDPVNLKVRSGSGQEIITGSFLKAFAVDKAAVRLAELGIDNAVINAGGSSIRCFNNDIKKEWTISVSDPDESQRDLFDLKLQNKAYSTSAMGGSFVKINNKKYGHIINPVTGYPSENKAVGLITEESFIGDILSTGFFNCEPERFLQLMKILKRDMYIEGFLMDKAGKIHYSDGFEKHIIKYEI; translated from the coding sequence ATGTATAAAGCCAGAACGGAATATTTATTTCATTCACATATAAAAATAAAAATACCTGATAATTACGAAGACAAAATTTTTGATGAATTATTTGGAATTATGGAACAGGTAGATAAAAAATACAATTCATACTCGGAATTCTCTTATTTTGATCTGATAAATAAAAATGCCGGAAAATATACAGATGTGGACAGTATAACCATAGAAATACTGGAAGCAGCGAGAAAATATTCTGATTTTTTTGACGGTGTTTATGATATTACAGTAATGCCTCTTATAAGATTATGGGGATTTTACAGAGAAAAACGCAGGACAGTTCCATCACTTCATGAAATAGAAAAAGCAAAGAAAAAAACAGATTATAAAAATATTGAAATTGATCCGGTTAACCTGAAAGTAAGATCGGGAAGCGGGCAGGAGATAATAACAGGCTCCTTTCTAAAAGCATTTGCAGTGGATAAGGCTGCTGTAAGACTAGCGGAGCTTGGCATTGATAATGCAGTTATTAATGCAGGGGGAAGCAGTATAAGATGTTTTAACAATGATATAAAGAAAGAATGGACAATATCAGTTTCTGATCCTGATGAATCACAGAGAGATTTGTTCGATCTGAAGCTGCAAAATAAAGCATATTCTACATCTGCAATGGGAGGCAGCTTTGTAAAGATAAATAATAAAAAATATGGTCACATAATAAATCCGGTTACGGGATATCCGTCAGAAAATAAAGCAGTTGGGTTAATAACTGAGGAAAGCTTTATTGGGGATATATTATCAACAGGTTTTTTTAACTGTGAGCCGGAAAGATTTTTGCAATTAATGAAAATCCTGAAAAGAGATATGTACATAGAAGGGTTTTTAATGGATAAAGCCGGAAAGATTCACTATTCGGATGGTTTTGAAAAACATATAATTAAGTATGAGATTTAG